One region of Candidatus Angelobacter sp. genomic DNA includes:
- a CDS encoding FG-GAP-like repeat-containing protein: MSGRRSACASCHSATDARTQKKSRFLNGRAALSREAWAAAIPLAANCGVCHLVPDPSNLPRQSWREVMSRMAQIMEIRHVTRLTDDEFQDVLHYYFTFSPEIQPTLGEDPDPRESPLQFQKSVLGDPAGADRRHPPFIGHVQIADLDKDGNPDVLVSDSEKSAVNWIHDQNGIWKEEKLATVRNPAHTQVLSGERNGNADIVVACLGTLSPIDDFVGSVVLLSNNGAMQFTATTILDHVSRVADVEPGDFDGDGDTDFV, encoded by the coding sequence ATGAGCGGTCGCCGGTCGGCCTGCGCCTCGTGCCACTCCGCGACCGACGCAAGGACGCAAAAAAAATCCAGATTTCTCAACGGTCGGGCTGCGTTGAGCCGGGAAGCCTGGGCTGCAGCGATTCCGTTGGCGGCAAATTGCGGCGTCTGTCACCTCGTTCCGGATCCATCAAACCTTCCGCGACAGAGCTGGCGTGAAGTGATGTCCCGCATGGCGCAAATCATGGAAATACGCCATGTAACGAGGCTCACCGATGACGAGTTTCAGGACGTGCTCCATTACTATTTCACCTTCAGCCCGGAAATCCAGCCGACGCTGGGCGAAGACCCGGATCCACGCGAATCGCCGCTGCAATTCCAGAAGAGCGTCTTGGGCGATCCGGCGGGCGCCGATCGGCGCCATCCTCCTTTCATCGGACACGTTCAGATTGCCGATCTCGACAAGGACGGCAATCCCGACGTGCTGGTGAGCGACAGTGAGAAGTCGGCGGTCAATTGGATTCACGATCAGAACGGCATCTGGAAAGAAGAGAAGCTCGCAACGGTCCGTAACCCCGCTCACACACAGGTATTGTCCGGCGAACGCAACGGCAACGCGGACATTGTCGTCGCCTGTCTTGGAACCCTGAGTCCCATCGACGATTTCGTCGGGAGCGTGGTGCTGTTGTCCAACAACGGCGCGATGCAGTTTACCGCGACGACCATCCTGGATCACGTCAGCCGCGTGGCGGATGTCGAGCCGGGCGATTTTGACGGTGACGGCGACACGGATTTCGTG
- the infA gene encoding translation initiation factor IF-1, translating to MKEEHIEVEGRVMTVLPGTMFRVELDNKHLVLATICGKMRKRWVRLTVGDRVKMEMSPYDLEKARITWRLK from the coding sequence ATGAAAGAAGAACATATTGAAGTCGAAGGCCGCGTGATGACCGTGCTGCCCGGCACCATGTTCCGGGTGGAACTCGACAACAAACATCTCGTGCTGGCCACCATCTGCGGCAAGATGCGCAAACGCTGGGTGCGTCTCACCGTCGGTGACCGCGTGAAAATGGAGATGTCGCCCTACGACCTGGAGAAGGCGCGCATCACCTGGCGGCTGAAGTAG
- a CDS encoding RNA-binding protein, with amino-acid sequence MSSKLFVGNLSFNTTENDLQDAFAAFGTVTEANLMMDRMTNRPRGFGFVTMSSPEEAQRAIEGLNGKDMDGRALTVNVAKPREERPGGGRRESGGGGYGGGGRSRY; translated from the coding sequence ATGAGCAGTAAATTATTTGTCGGAAACCTTTCCTTCAATACCACCGAAAACGACCTTCAGGACGCGTTTGCCGCGTTTGGCACGGTCACTGAAGCGAACCTGATGATGGATCGCATGACCAACCGCCCGCGGGGCTTTGGCTTCGTAACCATGAGTTCACCCGAGGAGGCCCAGAGGGCCATCGAGGGTTTGAATGGCAAGGACATGGACGGACGCGCCCTTACGGTCAATGTCGCCAAACCGCGCGAAGAGCGTCCGGGTGGCGGTCGTCGTGAATCGGGCGGCGGTGGTTATGGCGGTGGCGGTCGCAGTCGCTACTAG